One window of Inquilinus sp. Marseille-Q2685 genomic DNA carries:
- the aguB gene encoding N-carbamoylputrescine amidase, with protein sequence MTTVTVAATQTYCTWNEAETLDRVEALVRRAAAQGAQIVLPQELFAAPYFCRDELQKHFALAQPIDGHPVVERFRRLAAELQVAMPVSVFERANNAYYNTIAMVDADGSVLGVYRKSHIPDGPGYEEKFYFNPGDTGFKVWQTRYGAVGCGICWDQWYPEAARCMALMGADVLLYPTAIGSEPQDGGLDSQAHWTRVMQGHAGANLIPLVASNRIGTEEGERFSQTFYGSSFIAGPTGELVAQAGRTEEEVLVASLDLDAIRAQRASWGVFRDRRPELYGPILTYDGVTRPA encoded by the coding sequence ATGACCACCGTCACCGTCGCCGCCACCCAGACATACTGCACCTGGAACGAGGCCGAGACCCTGGACCGGGTCGAGGCGCTGGTGCGCCGGGCCGCGGCCCAGGGCGCCCAGATCGTGCTGCCGCAGGAGCTGTTCGCCGCCCCGTATTTCTGCCGCGACGAGCTGCAGAAGCACTTCGCCCTGGCCCAGCCGATCGACGGCCACCCGGTGGTGGAGCGGTTCCGCCGGCTGGCGGCGGAGCTGCAGGTGGCGATGCCGGTCAGCGTGTTCGAGCGCGCCAACAACGCCTATTACAACACCATCGCCATGGTCGACGCCGACGGCAGCGTGCTGGGCGTCTACCGCAAGTCGCACATCCCGGACGGGCCGGGCTACGAGGAGAAGTTCTACTTCAACCCCGGCGACACCGGCTTCAAGGTGTGGCAGACCCGCTACGGCGCGGTCGGCTGCGGCATCTGCTGGGACCAGTGGTACCCCGAGGCGGCGCGCTGCATGGCGTTGATGGGCGCCGACGTGCTGCTGTACCCGACCGCGATCGGCAGCGAGCCGCAGGACGGCGGCCTGGACAGCCAGGCGCACTGGACCCGGGTGATGCAGGGCCATGCCGGCGCCAACCTGATCCCGCTGGTCGCCTCGAACCGCATCGGCACCGAGGAGGGCGAGCGCTTCAGCCAGACCTTCTACGGCTCCTCCTTCATCGCCGGCCCGACCGGCGAGCTGGTGGCCCAGGCCGGCCGCACCGAGGAGGAGGTGCTGGTGGCGAGCTTAGACCTCGACGCCATCCGGGCCCAGCGCGCCAGCTGGGGCGTGTTCCGCGACCGCCGGCCGGAGCTGTACGGCCCGATCCTGACCTATGACGGCGTGACGCGGCCGGCTTGA
- a CDS encoding adenylate/guanylate cyclase domain-containing protein gives MMTNPDPGVAGLIEWLSGDECHDATDAAMLAGLGRRLRALGLPVDRLSLHLRTLHPQILARTLAWSEGEPVELRDRDNSIERQPFFAGNPIRRTTESRTWLSLTTPEGMAGLEELDFFHGRGLAVAEVVPLVMGQGPASAAVFATRRPEGFGPDGRALLQRIVPAFRSACEVRLLRLTEATLLDTYVGPITGRRILEGHIRRGDVETLEAALLLCDLRDFTVLSNRLPAEQMLDRLNLYFDQLVPPIEAAGGEVLKFMGDAVLAFFHLEAGPAASCAAAFDAARQALASIHSASQAGTPLSAGVALHHGEVAYGNIGSGGRLDFTVIGRDVNLVSRIQTACAATGQPLLMSPRFAALLDRPGSRSIGPHPLKGFAEPLELFAWSPG, from the coding sequence ATGATGACCAACCCCGATCCCGGCGTCGCCGGGCTGATCGAATGGCTGTCGGGCGACGAATGCCACGACGCCACGGATGCGGCGATGCTGGCCGGGCTCGGCCGGCGGCTGCGCGCGCTGGGGCTGCCGGTCGACCGGCTGAGCCTGCATCTGCGCACACTGCACCCGCAGATCCTGGCCCGCACCCTGGCCTGGAGCGAGGGCGAGCCGGTGGAGCTGCGCGACCGCGACAACTCGATCGAGCGCCAGCCCTTCTTCGCCGGCAATCCGATCCGAAGGACCACCGAGAGCCGGACCTGGCTGAGCCTGACGACGCCGGAGGGGATGGCCGGGCTGGAGGAGCTGGACTTCTTCCACGGCCGCGGGCTGGCGGTGGCGGAGGTGGTGCCGCTGGTGATGGGCCAAGGCCCGGCCAGCGCCGCCGTCTTCGCCACCCGGCGGCCGGAGGGGTTCGGGCCGGACGGCCGCGCGCTGCTGCAGCGCATCGTCCCGGCCTTCCGAAGCGCCTGCGAGGTTCGCCTGCTGCGGCTGACCGAGGCGACGCTGCTGGACACCTATGTCGGCCCGATCACCGGCCGGCGCATCCTGGAGGGGCACATCCGGCGCGGCGACGTCGAAACGCTGGAGGCGGCGCTGCTGCTGTGCGACCTGCGCGACTTCACCGTGCTGTCGAACCGGCTGCCGGCCGAGCAGATGCTGGACCGGCTGAACCTCTACTTCGACCAGCTGGTGCCGCCGATCGAGGCCGCCGGCGGCGAGGTGCTGAAGTTCATGGGCGACGCCGTGCTGGCCTTCTTCCACCTGGAGGCCGGGCCGGCGGCGAGCTGCGCCGCGGCGTTCGACGCGGCCCGCCAGGCCCTGGCCAGCATCCACTCCGCCTCACAGGCCGGAACCCCGCTGAGCGCCGGGGTGGCGCTGCATCACGGCGAGGTCGCCTACGGCAACATCGGCTCCGGCGGGCGGCTGGACTTCACCGTGATCGGCCGCGACGTCAACCTGGTCAGCCGGATCCAGACCGCCTGCGCCGCCACCGGCCAGCCCCTCCTGATGTCGCCGCGCTTCGCGGCGCTGCTGGACCGGCCGGGCAGCCGCAGCATCGGCCCGCATCCGCTGAAGGGCTTCGCCGAGCCGCTGGAGCTGTTCGCCTGGAGCCCCGGATAG
- a CDS encoding trimethylamine methyltransferase family protein — MTEPAPTPTDQTAPEETGGRAGRRGRGGAEARRALRRGGGLQQLKYISRKIPLYEVLKTDGLELIEHNADTVLEEIGLEFRDDEETLELWRAAGADVQGTRIRFPRGLCRQLVQATAPREFTQHARNPERNVQIGGGNTVFAPVYGPPFIRTLDEGRRYARIEDFRNFVKLAYMTPAMHHSGGTVCEPVDLPVNKRHLDMVYSHIKYSDKPFMGSVTAPERAEDTVAMARLVFGEEFVDRNCVLISLINANSPMVWDGTMLGALKTYARANQAVIVTPFILAGAMAPVTSAGVLTQTLAESLAGMATAQLCRPGAPVVFGSFASSISMQSGAPTFGTPEPALVLYGAAALARRLGVPFRSGGSLCGSKAPDAQAAFESAQTLLPTMLGGVNFVLHAAGWLEGGLVSSYEKFILDADQLGMMQVMAEGIDLSENGQAMDAIRQVGPGSHYLGCDHTQRNFETAFYRSTVADNNSYEQWEAEGRQDAAQRANTLWKRMLEEYEAPAIDPAVDEALQDFMRRKKDSMPDAFT; from the coding sequence ATGACCGAGCCTGCCCCGACCCCAACGGACCAGACCGCCCCCGAGGAAACCGGCGGCCGGGCCGGCCGGCGTGGCCGCGGCGGGGCCGAGGCCCGGCGGGCCCTGCGCCGCGGCGGCGGGCTGCAGCAGCTGAAATACATCTCCCGCAAGATCCCGCTCTACGAGGTGCTGAAGACCGACGGGCTGGAGCTGATCGAGCACAACGCCGACACGGTGCTGGAGGAGATCGGCCTCGAGTTCCGCGACGACGAGGAGACGCTGGAGCTGTGGCGCGCCGCCGGCGCCGACGTCCAGGGCACCCGCATCCGCTTCCCGCGCGGCCTGTGCCGCCAGCTGGTGCAGGCGACCGCGCCGCGCGAGTTCACCCAGCATGCCCGCAACCCGGAGCGCAACGTGCAGATCGGCGGCGGCAACACGGTCTTCGCCCCGGTCTATGGCCCGCCCTTCATCCGCACCCTCGACGAGGGCCGCCGCTACGCCCGGATCGAGGACTTCCGCAACTTCGTGAAGCTCGCCTACATGACGCCGGCCATGCACCATTCCGGCGGCACCGTGTGCGAGCCAGTCGACCTGCCGGTGAACAAGCGGCATCTCGACATGGTCTATTCCCACATCAAATACTCCGACAAGCCGTTCATGGGCTCGGTCACGGCGCCGGAGCGGGCGGAGGACACGGTCGCCATGGCGCGGCTGGTGTTCGGCGAGGAGTTCGTCGACCGGAACTGCGTGCTGATCAGCCTGATCAACGCCAACTCGCCGATGGTGTGGGACGGCACCATGCTCGGCGCGCTCAAGACCTACGCCCGCGCCAACCAGGCGGTGATCGTCACCCCGTTCATCCTGGCCGGCGCCATGGCGCCGGTGACCAGCGCCGGGGTGCTGACCCAGACCCTGGCCGAAAGCCTGGCCGGCATGGCCACGGCGCAGCTGTGCCGCCCCGGCGCGCCCGTCGTGTTCGGCTCCTTCGCCAGCTCGATCTCGATGCAGTCGGGCGCGCCGACCTTCGGCACGCCGGAGCCGGCGCTGGTGCTGTACGGCGCCGCCGCCCTGGCCCGGCGCCTGGGCGTGCCGTTCCGCTCCGGCGGGTCGCTCTGCGGCTCCAAGGCCCCGGACGCGCAGGCGGCGTTCGAGAGCGCCCAGACCCTGCTGCCGACCATGCTGGGCGGGGTGAACTTCGTGCTGCACGCCGCCGGCTGGCTCGAAGGCGGGCTGGTCAGCTCCTACGAGAAGTTCATCCTCGACGCCGACCAGCTCGGCATGATGCAGGTGATGGCCGAGGGCATCGACCTCAGCGAGAACGGCCAGGCGATGGATGCGATCCGCCAGGTCGGCCCGGGCAGCCACTATCTCGGCTGCGACCACACCCAGCGCAACTTCGAGACCGCCTTCTACCGCTCGACCGTCGCCGACAACAACTCCTACGAGCAATGGGAGGCCGAGGGCCGGCAGGACGCGGCGCAGCGCGCCAACACGCTGTGGAAGCGGATGCTGGAGGAATACGAGGCGCCGGCGATCGACCCCGCGGTGGACGAGGCGCTGCAGGACTTCATGCGGCGCAAGAAGGACAGCATGCCCGACGCCTTCACCTGA
- a CDS encoding DUF1289 domain-containing protein, whose protein sequence is MVSDLPPIVSPCIGVCTLEAETGLCAGCLRTADEIAAWRDADNGWRLATLQRLKERRRARGRTSAADGRPRRRQMQSV, encoded by the coding sequence ATGGTCTCCGACCTGCCCCCCATTGTCTCGCCCTGCATCGGCGTCTGCACGCTCGAGGCCGAGACCGGCCTGTGCGCCGGCTGCCTGCGCACGGCGGACGAGATCGCGGCCTGGCGCGACGCCGACAACGGCTGGCGCCTGGCCACCCTGCAGCGGCTGAAGGAGCGCCGCCGCGCCCGCGGCCGCACCAGCGCCGCCGACGGTCGGCCGCGCCGGCGCCAGATGCAGAGCGTCTAG
- a CDS encoding MFS transporter: MTTTTLGSDRLLDHPSFLVFWGARVLSAIGFQMSAVAIGWLAYALTGSAYTLGLVGLFQFLPMVVLTLLVGHVADRYDRRRIVQVCVFVEGATLVVLALGILDGWLTVPGIFAAVLVLGAARAFEQPTMAALLPGVVPATVLPRALAVSSSARQTATIVGPSIGGLLYAVGTTAPFAVAAACFLGACGLMLLMRLERPAPRREPATLRSVFSGIAFIRGQPMILGAISLDMFAVLLGGATALLPIYAHDILQTGPWGLGLLRAAPAAGALVMSAVLTRVPLRRAVGHKMFAAVIVFGAATVVFAASTSLAVSLVALAVLGAADNVSVVIRSSLVQLLTPDEMRGRVSAVNSLFIGTSNQLGEFESGMAAGLLGAVPAGIIGGVGTVVVALLWMRLFPALRKAQTLSG; this comes from the coding sequence GTGACGACCACAACCCTGGGCAGCGACCGCCTGCTCGACCACCCCTCCTTCCTGGTGTTCTGGGGCGCGCGGGTGCTGTCCGCCATCGGCTTCCAGATGTCGGCCGTCGCCATCGGCTGGCTGGCTTATGCCCTGACAGGCAGCGCCTATACGCTGGGGCTGGTCGGGCTGTTCCAGTTCCTGCCGATGGTCGTGCTGACGCTGCTGGTCGGCCATGTCGCCGACCGCTACGACCGCCGCCGGATCGTCCAGGTCTGCGTGTTCGTCGAGGGCGCGACCCTGGTGGTGCTGGCGCTCGGCATCCTGGATGGCTGGCTGACCGTGCCCGGCATCTTCGCCGCGGTGCTGGTGCTGGGCGCGGCCCGCGCCTTCGAGCAGCCGACCATGGCGGCGCTGCTGCCGGGGGTGGTGCCGGCGACGGTGCTGCCCCGGGCGCTCGCCGTCTCCTCCTCCGCGAGGCAGACGGCGACGATCGTCGGCCCGTCGATCGGCGGGCTGCTCTACGCCGTCGGCACCACCGCGCCCTTCGCCGTCGCCGCCGCCTGCTTCCTCGGCGCCTGCGGGCTGATGCTGCTGATGCGACTGGAGCGGCCGGCGCCGCGGCGCGAGCCGGCGACGTTGCGCTCGGTGTTCTCCGGCATCGCCTTCATCCGCGGCCAGCCGATGATCCTCGGCGCCATCTCGCTCGATATGTTCGCCGTGCTGCTGGGCGGGGCCACGGCGCTGCTGCCGATCTATGCCCACGACATCCTGCAGACCGGCCCCTGGGGCCTGGGCCTGCTGCGCGCCGCCCCCGCCGCCGGGGCGCTGGTCATGTCGGCGGTGCTGACCCGGGTGCCGCTGCGCCGCGCCGTCGGCCATAAGATGTTCGCGGCGGTGATCGTGTTCGGCGCCGCCACCGTGGTCTTCGCCGCCTCCACCAGCCTCGCCGTGTCGCTGGTGGCGCTGGCCGTGCTCGGCGCCGCCGACAACGTCAGCGTGGTGATCCGCAGCTCGCTGGTGCAGCTCTTGACGCCGGACGAGATGCGCGGCCGGGTCAGCGCCGTGAACTCGCTGTTCATCGGCACCTCGAACCAGCTCGGCGAGTTCGAATCCGGCATGGCCGCCGGGCTGCTCGGCGCCGTGCCGGCCGGCATCATCGGCGGCGTCGGCACGGTCGTGGTCGCGCTGCTGTGGATGCGGCTGTTCCCCGCCCTGCGCAAGGCGCAGACCCTGTCAGGCTGA
- a CDS encoding LysR family transcriptional regulator, with the protein MVIRQLEYLVALAREKHFARAAEACRVSQPALSTALRQLEEELQVPIVERGHRFQGFTREGACVLDWAKKILADRDGLAQELAMLQQGLAGKLRIGAVPSALPIVSLITSPFAQTHPAVTVSVLSQTSIQIEAGLENFEIDVGVTYLDNEPLRHVRSLPLYQEDYVLLMPADQAPPSRRTIPWTEAAELPLCLLTPTMQNRRIIDGIFRSVGCSPHAAVETDSIINLCSHVRSGFWSSVMPRALLHLFGVPAGTRALRLVDPAATRTVGLVMADRDPPSPLARGLFDTARTLDLDAELQATPLQPVS; encoded by the coding sequence ATGGTCATCCGCCAGCTCGAATATCTCGTCGCGCTCGCCCGCGAGAAGCACTTCGCCCGCGCTGCCGAGGCCTGCCGCGTGTCGCAGCCGGCCCTGTCCACCGCCCTGCGCCAGCTGGAGGAGGAACTGCAGGTGCCGATCGTCGAGCGCGGCCACCGCTTCCAGGGCTTCACCCGCGAAGGCGCCTGCGTGCTCGACTGGGCCAAGAAGATCCTGGCCGACCGCGACGGCCTGGCGCAGGAGCTGGCGATGCTGCAGCAAGGCCTGGCCGGCAAGCTGCGGATCGGCGCCGTGCCCTCGGCGCTGCCGATCGTGTCGCTGATCACCTCGCCCTTCGCCCAGACTCACCCGGCCGTCACCGTCTCGGTGCTGTCGCAGACCTCGATCCAGATCGAGGCCGGGCTGGAGAATTTCGAGATCGATGTCGGCGTGACCTATCTCGACAACGAGCCGCTGCGCCATGTCCGCAGCCTGCCGCTGTACCAGGAGGACTATGTCCTGCTGATGCCGGCGGACCAGGCGCCGCCGTCGCGCCGGACCATCCCCTGGACCGAGGCGGCCGAGCTGCCGCTGTGTCTCCTGACCCCGACCATGCAGAACCGGCGGATCATCGACGGCATCTTCCGCTCGGTCGGCTGCTCGCCGCATGCGGCGGTGGAGACCGACAGCATCATCAACCTGTGCTCGCATGTCCGGTCCGGCTTCTGGTCCAGCGTCATGCCGCGGGCGCTCCTGCACCTGTTCGGGGTGCCGGCGGGCACCCGCGCCCTGCGCCTGGTCGATCCAGCCGCGACCCGCACCGTCGGCCTGGTGATGGCCGACCGCGACCCGCCGTCCCCGCTGGCCCGCGGCCTGTTCGACACGGCCCGCACCCTCGACCTCGACGCCGAGCTGCAGGCCACGCCGCTCCAGCCGGTTTCTTGA